In the Cylindrospermopsis raciborskii Cr2010 genome, AGTTGCAGACGACTGCTTGTTTCTCGGACAACACCTGCGCTGGAACCTTGTTTACTAATTCCCGTCAGTTGGGCCAGAATCTCATTGGCTTTCTGAGCATTTTCCGGTTTAAGAGTAAACAATAAATTCTTGTCACTACAACCTGTTCCACTAGTTGTAGAGGCTATACAAATAACCGTCTCTTTGTTAACACGACCTTTAATTAGAGCTACGTTTTTTAGGCGTCCACCATTTTGTTTCACGGCCTGATTAAATCTAGATGTTACCATTCGGCAACGATTTTGAGGAGTATAGTTATCTCCAAAATATTTAGAACCCGCGTCTGTCCAAGTAATTACGGTAATTGGACTACCACCAGGACGCTGGCCAACGGTAGCCCAATTGCCATTGCCTTGGGAAACACATGTAAACTTGGTGCCATTGTAGGCTTCAGTAGGGGGCTTAGCTTGTACTCCAG is a window encoding:
- a CDS encoding COP23 domain-containing protein, with the translated sequence MMKLSTTVLVASLTLAGTLIQTGVQAKPPTEAYNGTKFTCVSQGNGNWATVGQRPGGSPITVITWTDAGSKYFGDNYTPQNRCRMVTSRFNQAVKQNGGRLKNVALIKGRVNKETVICIASTTSGTGCSDKNLLFTLKPENAQKANEILAQLTGISKQGSSAGVVRETSSRLQLELSEVLDQNDLKPQDSDQIRPPANSDRRFKL